The proteins below come from a single Triplophysa rosa linkage group LG12, Trosa_1v2, whole genome shotgun sequence genomic window:
- the mical3a gene encoding protein-methionine sulfoxide oxidase mical3a isoform X3 — MGDGGVNAVGEGLNQSHVLFDRFVQATTCKGTLKAFQELCDFLQLKPNEHCVFYHKLKSKLNYWKAKALWAKLDKRASHKEYKKGRACANTKCLLIGAGPCGLRTAIELAFLGAKVVLLEKRDAFSRNNVLHLWPFTIQDLRGLGAKKFYGKFCAGAIDHISIRQLQLMLLKVALLLGIEIHVNVEFKALVEPPEDQENERIGWRAEVHPRTHPVNELEFDVIIGADGRRNTLSGFRRKEFRGKLAIAITANFINRNTTAEAKVEEISGVAFIFNQKFFQDLREATGIDLENIVYYKDDTHYFVMTAKKQSLLEKGVILHDYADTEMLLSRVNVDQKALLSYAREAADFSTNHQLPTLDFAINHYGQPDVAMFDFTCMYASENAALVRQRHGHKLLVALVGDSLLEPFWPMGTGIARGFLAAIDSAWMVRSWAQGKSPLEVLAERESVYRLLPQTTPENVSKNFSQYSVDPSTRYPNISLHQVRPNQVHHLLDTGETKDLRVDLENVVNSSTSKLTRNELLLEKQLQESIVRSSKLLNWCQRQTEGYRGVSVSDLTMSWKSGLALCAVIHRYRPDLIDYESLEEKDVEKNNQLAFDVAEKEFGISPIMAGKEMSVVLEPDKLSMVMYLSQFYEMFKDTVPPGENHNLSPEEKAALIASTKSPISFFSKLGQSIAISRKRNPKDKKEKELDGKRRKTSQAGQSEDEELQRVNRDDRPSIAMALVDRKIDSAAAANNNNKVKSMATQLLAKFEENAPVHTGLKRQGDSMPNLGLLMGPSLAPPTLRESARLTPVPEWRKASSGTEVWRSCPKKTIFLASSSPSSSSSFSSSFLPHTQEHSLPNVDDLEPVYIPSVHERAEMLAARFKGKSERKKKPQVMKKPSRFFIEQWLLTQGLSPEQPLLPSDPEHQQREVLRSDDHVPLHIPSIQERAERLASQFKDKPTQPKLKKKRSHFFTEQWYRACDANSDTPLYSPGSFQQKYVKMYTGGVSSLAEQIANQLQPQDHPRPPLEKVDLGSLRKEFPQNIGGSDVCFFCRKRVYVMERLSAEGKFFHRSCFKCDYCGTTLRLSSYAFDVEDGKFYCKPHYCYRLSGLAQRKRPAPAPANPKEPQMLAVTPNKMDATGQTISSQTPVERRPSVSEVNGVTEPSVAKRLKATPERIELENYRLSMMREEELEEVPEETLAEHNLSSVLDKPTDVDEGSSSSESDMEEEDEEQEAAGPSDLGGVPWKEAVELHAKLKGESDPGASEDDDDDDGEMEDEEEDYEEEEESSEEGDYLPWQCELQLGLWLENLAHEEDTGVFKARNLHIQQAIQPVDPLDIQMVNHWTSNQTERVKEGTSVSPVGSQPSLNTLITQPTSSTAPSHKSVRHEAVRAWLDSMTGEPGEEEDEPEAEAGSPDFEPGTELDQDDIPSDAEAEARSRCIDESVTLPKENGKPEIQEHVSNTEKTSTGPRELIVDVIMSPIQKPDLPIDEVKEISPVILVKSPGTRFFPEPYLPEVAEPNKTLPQTAHDKSPRSPVDQVLAAAPICTQPGPHPETVSSKSSIQPQPCACSPTGNPLSPICAQSQPCHEPPSPISTSSPVRTQPVPAVTSTPMAKTSSEKRTDEPIKAPEETPVKQTDLIEEFWLKSAEIRKSLGLTPLERSKTTAEKSIVKTQTPESSTSPRSYTPEELSEEQKLVFTGRSVIRRINITLEGQVISPVEPKSNGSEKKDLSSSSGLGLNGSVTTSQTAASDSYNNSDSTMLTPPSSPPPPPPNEEPASFQNKKAQVSWDNLLESTEEAKTDTTPPKLKTPESPPQPKPVPAPVPAPRTNPPVVMRVKDPNKPRREEARKSFAECVDEIPFADDVEETYDDRTPDTSALERFYTPPTSKVSREKPPLHLALAMENGKPNIPGSRKAKGSQEFSSEAKEIAEKRLRARENSVKSQALKDAMAMQITKMKDSETSKGAVAKAAWNVTETTGKRKKQSDFPKDSAVKALESKKQAEALSDRYFTSPVNKTLDSSVTSSESSTGGKSKKRSSLFSPRKNKKEKKAKNESRLSGAEETPPKHKSLWKTVFSGYKKDKKKKDDKSCPSTPSSSTTVDSGKKKDSTLDKSSDSRLRRNLSFSEDSDLSCDDVLERSSQKSKGDKTYTEEELNAKLTRKVQKAARRQAKQEELKRLHRAQIIQRQLEQVEEKQRQLEERGVAVEKALRGEAGLYKGSSVSPKQHKRRSDYWGESNYSEILDLHLGGMGKKDDPKLMQEWFKLVQEKNALVRYESELMIFARELELEDRQSRLQQELRERMAVEDHLKTEEELAEEKRILNEMLEVVEQRDSLVALLEEQRLREKEEDKDLESVMLSKGFNLNWA, encoded by the exons ATGGGAGATGGAGGCGTCAATGCGGTGGGAGAAGGGTTAAACCAGTCCCATGTGCTGTTTGATCGCTTCGTCCAGGCCACCACCTGCAAAGGCACTCTCAAGGCTTTTCAAGAGCTTTGTGACTTCCTGCAACTCAAGCCCAATGAACACTGTGTGTTCTACCACAAACTCAAGTCCAAGCTCAACTACTGGAAAGCCAAAGCCCTCTGGGCCAAATTAGACAAGCGCGCCAGCCACAAGGAATACAAAAAAGGACGGGCCTGTGCCAATACTAAG TGTCTGCTCATTGGAGCCGGACCATGTGGTTTACGTACAGCCATAGAGCTGGCATTCTTGGGAGCCAAGGTGGTTTTGCTGGAGAAGAGGGATGCTTTCTCTCGAAACAATGTGCTCCATCTTTGGCCTTTCACTATTCAGGATCTGAGAGGTCTCGGAGCAAAGAAGTTCTATGGCAAATTTTGCGCTGGAGCCATTGACCATATCA GTATTCGACAGTTGCAGCTGATGCTGTTGAAGGTCGCTCTTCTCCTCGGCATTGAAATTCACGTCAATGTGGAATTCAAAGCCCTTGTTGAGCCACCAGAAGACCAAGAGAATGAGA GAATTGGGTGGAGAGCCGAAGTCCACCCCAGAACACATCCAGTCAATGAGCTGGAGTTCGATGTTATCATTGGGGCTGATGGGAGGAGAAACACACTGTCAG GGTTCAGAAGGAAGGAGTTCAGGGGAAAACTGGCTATCGCTATCACAGCAAACTTCATTAACCGCAACACGACTGCAGAAGCAAAGGTGGAAGAGATCAGTGGAGTCGCCTTTATTTTCAACCAAAAGTTCTTTCAGGACCTTAGAGAAGCTACAG GAATTGACCTGGAAAACATCGTGTATTATAAGGATGACACACACTACTTTGTCATGACTGCCAAAAAGCAGAGTCTGCTCGAGAAGGGTGTTATTCTGCAC GACTATGCCGACACAGAAATGTTGCTTTCCAGGGTGAATGTTGACCAGAAGGCTCTGCTATCCTATGCCAGAGAGGCTGCCGACTTCTCCACCAATCACCAGCTTCCTACGCTAGACTTTGCCATCAACCACTACGGTCAACCTGACGTTGCAATGTTTGACTTCACCTGTATGTACGCCTCAGAAAACGCCGCTTTAGTCCGCCAGCGCCACGGTCATAAGCTGCTAGTAGCCCTTGTGGGGGATAGTCTTCTAGAG CCTTTCTGGCCGATGGGCACTGGAATAGCAAGAGGTTTTTTGGCCGCAATTGATTCAGCGTGGATGGTGCGGAGTTGGGCTCAGGGAAAATCTCCTCTAGAGGTTTTAGCAGAACG GGAAAGTGTCTATCGACTGCTGCCTCAAACAACACCAGAGAATGTGAGTAAGAACTTCAGTCAGTACAGCGTCGATCCATCTACAAGGTACCCAAACATCAGCCTTCACCAAGTGAGACCCAACCAG GTACATCATCTGTTAGATACTGGAGAGACCAAAGATTTGCGAGTCGATTTGGAGAATGTGGTCAACTCCTCGACTTCTAAGCTCACAAGAAATG AACTTCTCCTTGAGAAGCAATTGCAAG AATCCATCGTGCGCTCCAGTAAGCTGCTAAACTGGTGTCAGAGGCAAACGGAGGGCTACCGAGGTGTCAGCGTGTCTGATCTCACCATGTCCTGGAAGAGTGGCTTGGCCCTGTGTGCGGTCATCCACCGATACAGACCAGACCTCAT TGACTATGAGTCTCTGGAGGAGAAGGATGTGGAGAAAAACAACCAGTTGGCTTTTGACGTGGCTGAGAAGGAGTTTGGGATTTCTCCCATCATGGCCGGGAAGGAGATGTCCGTTGTGCTGGAGCCTGACAAGCTCTCCATGGTGATGTACCTCAGCCAGTTCTACGAGATGTTCAAGGACACTGTGCCACCTGGTG AAAACCACAACTTAAGCCCAGAGGAGAAGGCTGCGTTGATTGCCAGCACTAAATCGCCCATCTCATTCTTCAGTAAACTGGGTCAAAGCATCGCCATCTCCCGCAAAAGAAATCCCAAG gacaaaaaagaaaaagaactgGATGGAAAAAGACGAAAGACCAGCCAAGCAGGACAGTCAGAAGAT GAGGAGCTGCAGAGGGTTAATCGAGACGACAGGCCATCTATAGCCATGGCTCTGGTCGATCGTAAAATAGACTCCGCCGCAGCAGCGAACAACAATAACAAAGTGAAGTCGATGGCCACGCAGCTGTTAGCGAAGTTTGAGGAGAACGCTCCGGTGCATACAGGACTCAAGAGACAG GGGGACTCAATGCCCAACCTGGGGCTCCTGATGGGCCCCTCTTTGGCCCCACCCACTTTAAGAGAGTCAGCACGGCTCACTCCGGTCCCGGAATGGAGGAAG GCCAGCAGCGGTACTGAGGTCTGGAGGAGCTGTCCTAAGAAAACCATTTTCCTCGCTTCTTCCTCACCTTCATCTTCCTCCTCATTCTCTTCATCGTTTCTTCCACACACACAG GAACACAGTCTGCCTAATGTGGATGATTTAGAGCCTGTTTACATCCCTAGTGTTCATGAGAGAGCTGAGATGCTAGCTGCTAGATTTAAAGGCAAATCTGAAAGGAAGAAGAAGCCTCAG GTTATGAAAAAGCCATCACGGTTCTTTATTGAGCAGTGGCTTTTGACCCAAGGTCTGAGTCCTGAGCAGCCTCTCCTTCCCTCTGACCCTGAGCATCAG CAGAGGGAAGTTTTGCGTTCTGATGATCATGTGCCTTTACACATCCCCAGTATTCAGGAAAGAGCCGAGAGGTTAGCCTCTCAGTTTAAAGACAAGCCAACCCAGCCCAAG TTAAAGAAAAAGAGGTCACACTTCTTCACAGAGCAGTGGTACAGAGCGTGTGATGCAAACTCTGATACCCCCCTGTACTCCCCCGGATCTTTCCAGCAG AAGTATGTAAAGATGTACACAGGGGGTGTGAGCTCACTGGCTGAGCAAATAGCCAATCAGCTTCAGCCCCAGGACCACCCCAGGCCCCCTCTTGAGAAAGTGGATTTG GGTTCTTTGCGGAAGGAGTTTCCTCAGAACATCGGCGGCAGTGACGTGTGTTTCTTCTGTCGGAAGCGGGTCTACGTCATGGAACGCCTCAGCGCAGAGGGAAAGTTTTTTCATCGCAGCTGCTTCAAGTGTGACTACTGTGGCACCACCCTCCGCCTGTCCTCATACGCCTTCGATGTTGAGGATG GGAAGTTTTATTGCAAACCGCATTATTGCTACCGACTGTCTGGTCTGGCGCAGAGGAAACGGCCTGCACCTGCCCCTGCAAACCCGAAG GAGCCCCAGATGTTAGCAGTAACCCCCAACAAAATGGACGCGACAGGCCAAACCATAAGTTCTCAGACCCCTGTGGAACGCCGGCCCTCAG TGTCAGAGGTGAACGGAGTGACGGAGCCCAGTGTGGCCAAGCGGCTCAAAGCGACTCCAGAGAGAATCGAGCTGGAGAACTACCGCCTCTCCATGATGAGAGAAGAGGAGCTGGAGGAGGTACCAGAGGAGACGCTGGCGGAGCACAACCTCAGCAGTGTGCTGGACAAACCCACAGATGTGGATGAGGGATCCAG CAGCTCAGAGTCTGATATGGAGGAAGAGGATGAAGAACAGGAAGCGGCTGGTCCGTCTGATCTGGGTGGAGTGCCTTGGAAAGAGGCCGTGGAGCTCCACGCTAAACTTAAAGGAGAAAGCGACCCTGGTGCTTCTGAAGACGACGACGATGATGATGGAGAGATGGAGGATGAAGAGGAAGATtatgaggaagaggaggagtcAAGTGAAG AGGGAGATTATTTGCCCTGGCAGTGTGAGCTTCAGTTAGGTCTTTGGCTGGAGAATCTGGCACATGAAGAGGATACGGGTGTGTTTAAAG CAAGGAACCTGCATATCCAGCAAGCCATACAGCCAGTGGACCCTCTGGACATCCAGATGGTCAACCACTGGACATCCAATCAGACTGAAAGGGTGAAAGAGGGCACCTCAGTGTCACCTGTAGGCTCTCAGCCTTCGCTGAACACCCTGATCACGCAACCCACCTCCTCCACAG CCCCTTCCCACAAGTCTGTGCGCCATGAGGCTGTCAGAGCCTGGTTGGACTCGATGACTGGAG AGCCcggtgaagaggaagatgagccTGAAGCCGAAGCAGGCAGTCCTGACTTTGAACCCGGTACTGAACTAGATCAAG ACGACATTCCCTCGGACGCTGAGGCTGAAGCTCGCTCACGTTGCATAGATGAAAGTGTGACTCTTCCAAAGGAAAACGGCAAACCAGAGATCCAGGAACATGTTTCTAACACTG AGAAAACATCTACAGGTCCAAGGGAACTTATTGTAGATGTTATAATGTCTCCAATCCAAAAACCTGATTTACCCATCGATGAG gTGAAAGAGATTTCTCCTGTAATATTAGTGAAATCTCCAGGTACACGATTCTTCCCTGAGCCCTACCTTCCCGAAGTCGCCGAACCAAACAAAACCTTACCACAGACTGCTCATGATAAAAGTCCCCGTTCTCCCGTTGATCAAGTTCTTGCGGCAGCCCCTATCTGCACACAACCTGGTCCGCATCCAGAGACCGTGTCTTCCAAATCTTCGATCCAACCTCAGCCTTGTGCCTGTTCTCCAACAGGTAACCCTTTATCTCCAATCTGTGCCCAGTCACAACCCTGCCATGAACCACCATCACCCATCTCCACAAGCTCTCCGGTCAGGACCCAACCGGTCCCAGCTGTCACGTCCACTCCTATGGCTAAAACCTCTTCTGAGAAGAGAACCGATGAACCTATAAAAGCACCAGAGGAAACACCTGTCAAGCAAACAGACCTCATTGAAGAGTTCTGGTTGAAGAGTGCAGAGATTCGAAAGAGTTTAGGACTCACGCCTTTAGAAAGAAGCAAAACCACGGCAGAGAAGAGCATCGTGAAAACACAGACCCCTGAATCGTCAACGTCTCCCAGGTCTTATACCCCAGAGGAATTGTCTGAAGAGCAGAAGCTTGTCTTCACGGGACGTTCTGTCATACGCAGGATCAACATTACTTTGGAGGGACAGGTTATATCCCCTGTGGAACCAAAGAGTAATGGTTCTGAAAAGAAAGATTTGAGCAGCAGTTCGGGGTTGGGTCTAAACGGTAGCGTGACTACTAGTCAGACAGCAGCTAGCGACAGCTACAACAACTCTGACTCCACCATGCTCACCCCTCCATCCAGCCCTCCTCCACCACCACCCAATGAAGAACCTGCCTCTTTCCAAAACAAGAAGGCTCAAGTTTCCTGGGACAATCTTCTCGAAAGCACAGAGGAGGCCAAAACTGACACTACACCACCTAAACTCAAAACCCCAGAAAGTCCGCCTCAGCCAAAACCAGTCCCAGCCCCAGTGCCGGCTCCTAGAACTAACCCACCTGTTGTGATGAGGGTAAAAGATCCGAACAAACCACGCCGGGAAGAGGCACGGAAGTCTTTTGCGGAGTGCGTGGACGAAATACCGTTTGCTGATGATGTCGAAGAGACGTACGATGACCGAACCCCTGACACAAGCGCTCTGGAAAGGTTTTACACCCCGCCAACCAGTAAGGTAAGCAGGGAAAAGCCACCTTTGCACCTGGCGCTGGCAATGGAAAACGGCAAACCCAACATTCCCGGATCCCGAAAGGCAAAGGGATCTCAAGAATTCTCGTCCGAAGCCAAAGAGATAGCAGAAAAGCGATTGAGAGCTCGCGAAAACTCTGTTAAGAGCCAAGCTCTGAAAGATGCAATGGCAATGCAGATCACCAAAATGAAAGATTCGGAGACTTCCAAAGGAGCGGTGGCAAAAGCAGCTTGGAACGTTACGGAGACAACTGGGAAGCGCAAAAAGCAATCAGACTTCCCTAAGGACTCTGCTGTCAAGGCCTTGGAGTCCAAAAAGCAAGCAGAGGCACTCTCCGATCGGTACTTCACCTCACCGGTCAATAAAACCTTGGACAGTTCAGTCACATCTTCGGAGAGCTCCACGGGTGGTAAGAGCAAAAAACGCAGCTCGCTGTTTTCTCCACGCAAGaacaaaaaggaaaagaaagccaaaaatgaaagtagaCTCTCTGGTGCTGAGGAGACGCCACCCAAACACAAATCCCTGTGGAAGACGGTGTTCTCGGGCTAcaagaaagacaaaaagaagAAAGACGACAAGTCATGTCCGAGCACACCCTCAAGCTCTACAACTGTAGATTCGGGAAAGAAGAAAGATTCGACCCTGGATAAGTCCTCAG ATTCACGTTTGAGAAGAAATCTCAGCTTTTCCGAGGACTCTGATCTCTCCTGCGACGATGTTCTGGAGAGGTCCTCTCAGAAGTCGAAGGGTGAT